From a region of the Helianthus annuus cultivar XRQ/B chromosome 5, HanXRQr2.0-SUNRISE, whole genome shotgun sequence genome:
- the LOC110940805 gene encoding uncharacterized protein LOC110940805, giving the protein MWILRLKPSSKHLQYLNYSTQPIHNHFMVDYLVNSVGFSKDQALSALPDLTHLKSTQNPDSVLHFLKHQCCLDNTQVRNIVSYRPKILTTSVHKTLAPKFTLLQQLGLRLPAPGLEKLVKQSNNFSSNRLGANVSFLRELLGGCDDKVSKVIQRSWWMLSSNYAHKLSSSLLVLKKNGLSDDKIQSILLKNPACLLQNPQWLEATITKVEPVLGVPPESPRFLDGLEIIISLSKSTLDMKFGIFRSFGWSDSEILTMTKALPFCLRSSEARIQLSLNFFMNELGYTPAYLATHPKLLVYSLEKRVMPRTQVLNVLRENKLLKKNFSLCSIAALSEEKFLKDFVLPYREFVPHLFEAYTKATGHQVT; this is encoded by the coding sequence ATGTGGATCTTGCGATTGAAACCAAGCAGCAAACATCTACAATATCTGAATTACTCAACACAACCAATCCACAATCATTTCATGGTGGACTACCTCGTCAATTCTGTAGGTTTCTCCAAAGACCAAGCACTCTCCGCTTTACCAGACCTAACTCACCTGAAATCCACCCAAAACCCCGACTCTGTCCTCCATTTCCTCAAACATCAATGCTGTCTCGACAATACCCAGGTCAGAAACATCGTAAGCTATCGCCCTAAAATCCTAACCACCTCTGTCCATAAAACCCTAGCCCCCAAATTCACGCTTTTACAACAGTTAGGTTTACGTTTACCCGCCCCCGGTTTAGAGAAGCTCGTTAAACAGAGTAATAATTTCTCTAGCAACCGCTTAGGCGCCAATGTTAGCTTTCTCAGGGAATTACTGGGTGGCTGTGATGACAAAGTAAGCAAGGTTATTCAGAGATCATGGTGGATGTTATCCTCCAACTATGCTCACAAACTGTCATCCAGTTTGCTAGTACTCAAGAAAAATGGGTTATCAGATGATAAGATCCAGAGTATATTGCTAAAGAACCCTGCTTGTCTTCTGCAAAACCCTCAATGGTTGGAAGCAACCATTACCAAAGTTGAACCTGTACTGGGTGTTCCTCCTGAGTCTCCGAGATTTCTCGATGGTCTTGAGATTATTATTTCTTTGAGTAAATCAACCTTGGATATGAAATTTGGAATCTTTAGAAGCTTTGGTTGGTCGGATTCGGAAATACTTACAATGACTAAAGCTTTACCTTTCTGCTTGAGAAGTTCGGAGGCTCGAATTCAACTTTCTTTGAATTTTTTCATGAATGAGCTGGGTTATACGCCTGCGTATTTGGCAACTCACCCTAAGTTGTTAGTTTACAGTTTGGAGAAGCGGGTTATGCCGAGAACTCAAGTGTTAAACGTTTTGAGAGAGAACAAGTTGTTGAAGAAGAATTTTTCACTTTGCTCCATTGCTGCTCTTTCTGAGGAGAAATTTTTAAAAGATTTTGTGTTGCCGTATCGTGAATTTGTACCTCATTTgtttgaagcttacaccaaagcTACTGGTCATCAAGTGACTTGA
- the LOC110943335 gene encoding uncharacterized mitochondrial protein AtMg00810-like → MGFYQSKCDYSMFIKSDGNVFIVMLVYVDDIILTGNSKQEIEYVKGLLQSEFKIKDLGLLKFFLGIEVIKTQEGICLSQRKYCMDLLNEFGMSGCKPVSCPIKANYVITNLCKKEENNFVNVNDYQRLVGKLIYLSNTRPDIAYAVHFLSQYMHKPTLAHSQIAFKLLRYLKGAPGTGLMFKKGDEFELSAYADSDWAKCIDSRRSVTGFCIFLGNSLISWKSKKQSVVSRSSAEAEYRSMCAALCEIMWLVNILQELQVKVTLPIELRCDNTAALSIAANPVFHDRTKHFEIGLFFLREKISSGMVKTIGVSSSNQYADLFTKGLQPADHLKMCLGHLPISLAAVGCVGEGPFGVPVCCVGEGPLGFLVLYILLLSLVVA, encoded by the exons ATGGGTTTTTATCAGTCAAAATGTGATTATTCCATGTTCATAAAATCTGATGGAAATGTGTTTATTGTTATGTTAGTCTACGTAGATGATATAATCCTAACTGGTAATAGCAAACAAGAAATTGAATATGTGAAAGGCCTATTACAGTCTGAGtttaaaatcaaagacttaggtCTTTTAAAGTTCTTCCTTGGGATTGAAGTCATTAAAACTCAAGAAGGAATATGTTTGTCTCAAAGAAAGTATTGTATGGATTTATTGAATGAGTTTGGTATGAGTGGATGTAAACCTGTTTCATGTCCTATTAAAGCAAACTATGTTATTACAAATCTGTGCAAAAAGGAAGAAAATAATTTTGTTAATGTTAATGATTATCAAAGACTGGTTGGGAAACTGATTTACTTATCTAATACCAGACCCGACATAGCTTATGCTGTTCATTTTCTCTCTCAATATATGCATAAGCCAACTTTGGCCCATTCTCAAATAGCATTCAAGTTGTTGAGGTACTTGAAAGGTGCTCCTGGCACTGGTCTAATGTTTAAAAAGGGTGATGAATTTGAATTATCTGCTTATGCCGACTCTGATTGGGCTAAGTGCATTGATAGCCGAAGGTCAGTTACTGGATTCTGCATATTTCTAGGAAACTCTTTGATCTCTTGGAAAAGCAAAAAACAAAGCGTAGTATCCAGATCTTCTGCTGAAGCAGAATACAGATCTATGTGTGCTGCCTTATGCGAAATCATGTGGCTAGTCAATATATTACAAGAGTTACAGGTTAAAGTCACGTTGCCGATTGAGTTAAGATGCGATAACACTGCTGCTTTGTCCATAGCGGCAAACCCTGTCTTTCATGACAGAACCAAACACTTTGAAATTGGCTTGTTCTTCCTTCGTGAAAAAATCTCCTCTGGAATGGTTAAAACGATTGGTGTCTCCTCCTCAAATCAATATGCGGATCTTTTCACAAAAGGATTACAACCAGCGGATCATCTCAAAATGT GTTTGGGCCATTTACCCATTTCTCTTGCTGCTGTGGGCTGTGTCGGTGAAGGCCCATTTGGGGTTCCGGTTTGCTGTGTTGGTGAAGGCCCTTTAGGGTTCCTTGTGCTTTATATTCTGCTGCTGTCCTTGGTCGTTGCATGA